The sequence below is a genomic window from Treponema primitia ZAS-1.
AAGACCACCACCACCGTGGGTCTTGCGGACGGTCTTTCCAAGATCGGGAAGAAGGTCGTAGTAGCGCTGCGGGAACCCTCCCTAGGGCCGGTATTCGGCGTTAAGGGCGGCGCAGCAGGCGGCGGCTGGGCGCAGGTCATCCCCATGGAAGACATTAACCTGCACTTCACCGGGGACTTCCACGCCATCGGCGCGGCGAACAACCTCCTTGCGGCCATGATAGACAACCACATCTATCAGGGTAACAAACTGAACGTAGATCCCCGTAAGATAACCTGGCACCGTTGCGTTGACATGAACGACCGGCAGCTCCGCTTTATTGTGGACGGCTTGGGCGGAAAAGCGAACGGCGCTTCCCGGGAAGATTCTTACGATATTACTGTAGCATCTGAAATCATGGCGATACTCTGTTTATCATCTGATATCAATGATCTT
It includes:
- a CDS encoding formate--tetrahydrofolate ligase → KTTTTVGLADGLSKIGKKVVVALREPSLGPVFGVKGGAAGGGWAQVIPMEDINLHFTGDFHAIGAANNLLAAMIDNHIYQGNKLNVDPRKITWHRCVDMNDRQLRFIVDGLGGKANGASREDSYDITVASEIMAILCLSSDINDLKARLGRIVIGYTYGKQSDGSEKPVTASQLNAQGAMAALLKDALKPNLVQTLEGTPSFVHGGPFANIAHG